The Triticum aestivum cultivar Chinese Spring chromosome 7B, IWGSC CS RefSeq v2.1, whole genome shotgun sequence genome window below encodes:
- the LOC123156971 gene encoding protein RICE SALT SENSITIVE 3, translating into MEEQLSPVAVTHLLQHTLRSLCTSDASQWVYAVFWRILPRNYPPPKWDLPGVAYDRTRGNRRNWILAWEDGFCNFAATTSAAACGQEGAGAAAAAYADCEAAAAAAAQEAKQGLGLGLQPELFFKMSHDIYNYGEGLIGKVAADHSHKWIFKEPPEQEISLISSWNNPADSQPRTWEAQFQSGIQTIVLIAVREGVVQLGSMKKVAEDLSYVVTLRRKFGYLESIPGVLLPHPSSAGVFPMADVAAAGWPGMMPPPDMYVDPYVPGPAPMHIMPSMSSLEALLSKLPSVVPAPPQPPGSMPGVAPPSDAAAKEEAEEDYAHCHAMDMSSVPSNGGESTSTSAAAATAMSSYFLDVGGKPSEAGF; encoded by the exons ATGGAGGAGCAGCTGAGCCCGGTGGCCGTGACGCACCTGCTGCAGCACACGCTCCGGAGCCTCTGCACCAGCGACGCCTCGCAGTGGGTCTACGCCGTCTTCTGGCGCATCCTCCCCCGCAACTACCCTCCCCCCAA ATGGGATCTCCCAGGTGTGGCGTATGACAGGACCAGAGGAAACAGGAGGAACTG GATCCTGGCGTGGGAGGACGGGTTCTGCAACTTCGCGGCCACCACCTCTGCAGCCGCCTGCGGCCAAGAGGGGGCAGGAGCCGCCGCAGCTGCGTACGCGGACTgcgaggctgccgccgccgcagcagcgCAGGAGGCTAAGCAGGGCCTGGGCCTGGGCCTGCAGCCTGAGCTCTTCTTCAAGATGTCCCACGACATCTACAACTACGGCGAAGG GTTGATAGGGAAAGTGGCGGCGGACCACAGCCACAAGTGGATCTTCAAGGAGCCCCCGGAGCAGGagatcagcctcatctcctcctgGAACAACCCCGCCGACTCC CAACCGAGGACATGGGAGGCTCAGTTCCAGTCTGGAATCCAG ACCATCGTGCTGATCGCCGTCAGGGAGGGCGTCGTGCAGCTCGGCTCCATGAAAAAG GTGGCGGAGGACCTGAGCTACGTGGTGACGCTGCGCCGCAAGTTCGGGTACCTGGAGAGCATCCCGGGCGTGCTGCTGCCGCACCCGTCGTCGGCCGGCGTGTTCCCGATGGCGGACGTGGCCGCCGCGGGCTGGCCGGGCATGATGCCGCCGCCGGACATGTACGTCGACCCCTACGTGCCCGGGCCGGCGCCCATGCACATCATGCCGTCCATGAGCAGCCTCGAGGCGCTGCTCTCCAAGCTGCCGTCCGTGGTGccggcgcccccgcagccgccGGGGTCCATGCCGGGCGTGGCGCCTCCCTCGGACGCCGCGGCCAAGGAGGAGGCTGAGGAGGACTACGCCCACTGCCACGCCATGGACATGTCGTCCGTGCCGAGCAACGGCGGCGAGAGCACGAgcacgagcgccgccgccgccaccgccatgtCGTCCTACTTCCTCGACGTGGGCGGCAAGCCCAGCGAGGCCGGGTTCTAG